GCCATGACCGATTTTCGGACGCGCTATCCCGAGTACGAACGCTTCCGCTATCCGAAGGCCGGTGAGGTCAATAGCGAGATCAAAGTTGGCGTTGTCGACATGACGGCTCTGGATACGACGCAGACCGGCCAGCCGGACGCCATTCAGTATTTTGAAACCGAAACGTGGGACCCCGAACTGGACAAGGAGACGGAGGCATCCGACCCGACGGAGTACATCTCGCGGATGGGGTGGACCCCGAAGATTGATGGGAAGCATCGCGTCTGGATGTTCCGGATGAACCGCGGCCAGAATCGACTCGATGTCCTGTACGGAAATCCGGACGACGCGAGCGCGGAGACCGTTCTGCAGGAAAATCTCGATACCTACATCGACGTCGAGGATGGAAAGCTGCAATTCCTGGACGATGGTAAGCACTTCGTCTACCTGTCCGAGCGGACCGGTTACAACCACATCCACCTATACAAGAACGACGGCACCTACCTCGGCCCGATCACCGACGGAGAGTGGGAGGTAACCACCTTTCACGGAATCGACGAGGGAAGCCTGCAGGCGTACTTCACTTCGACGAAGGCCGGGTCGATCGAGCGCCAGCTGTACCGCGTGGGCGTGTCGATGGGCAAGCACGAAGCGGCGATGGAGCCGGAGCGTGTTTCCGAGGAGTCCGGCTGGCACAGCATCAACATGTCGAACGACCTCAGTTACTACATCGATCAGTACTCCAACGCGACGACGCCCCCGGCGTGGACGCTGCACGAGGCGGATGGTACGCTCGTGACCACGCTCGAAAGTAACGACTCGCTGCGGAATACGATCGAGAGCATGGAACTGCCGGCACCGTCGTTCACCACGCTGCCCGGAGCGGACGAAACGCCACTGAATACGTACATCATCAAGCCGAACGACTTCAACGAAAACCGTCCCCATGCCGTGCTGATGTACGTGTATGGCGGGCCGGGGGCCCAGACGGTAACAAATCAGTGGGGTGGACGCCGTATGATGTGGTTCCAGTACCTTGCCGAAACGTATAACGTCGTGGTTGTCAGCGTCGATAATCGCGGGACCGGCGGACGCGGCAAAGCCTTTCAGGACGTGCCGTACCGGAATCTCGGGACGCCGGAATCGGCCGACCAGATCGCCGCGGCACAGAGTCTCGCCGATTCGTCCTGGGTTGACGCCGACCGCGTCGGAATCTGGGGCTGGAGTTACGGCGGCTACATGACGCTAATGTCCATGCTCTCTGGCGAAGGCCCGTCGACATTCTCGGCCGGGCTCTCGGTGGCTCCGGTCACCGACTGGCGCTTCTACGACACGATCTACACGGAGCGCTACATGTCGACACCGCAGAACAACGAGGCGGGCTACGATCGCGGTGCGCCGCTCGATTATGCCGATCAGATGGCCGAGACGCAGGACCTGCTCCTCGTCCACGGCGACTTCGACGACAACGTTCACTTCCAGAACAGCATGCAGATGGCCGATGCGCTGCAGGAAGCGAACAAGCAGTTCCAGTTCATGGTGTATCCGGGCCGGAATCACGGCATCTATGGGGGCAACACGCGACTGCACCTCTTTACGATGCTGACCGACT
The DNA window shown above is from Longibacter salinarum and carries:
- a CDS encoding S9 family peptidase, with protein sequence MSQLRTVAVVLALFVWTTFPSASHAQQAESVPDFTLRTIHASNELSPDRFQGGRWADEGPVVTYIEPVSDSDATHLMRFNLETDERTRIIDGTTLQADDVDRLIQIEGYEYSRDGSKVLLYTDSKRVWRQNTKGFYYVYDTETEELTPIADREDGYQMFAKFNPDATKVAFVRKRDLFVVDLGTGNETALTTDGADGSIINGTFDWVYEEEFGLRDGFSWSPDGAYISFYKLDESDTREFAMTDFRTRYPEYERFRYPKAGEVNSEIKVGVVDMTALDTTQTGQPDAIQYFETETWDPELDKETEASDPTEYISRMGWTPKIDGKHRVWMFRMNRGQNRLDVLYGNPDDASAETVLQENLDTYIDVEDGKLQFLDDGKHFVYLSERTGYNHIHLYKNDGTYLGPITDGEWEVTTFHGIDEGSLQAYFTSTKAGSIERQLYRVGVSMGKHEAAMEPERVSEESGWHSINMSNDLSYYIDQYSNATTPPAWTLHEADGTLVTTLESNDSLRNTIESMELPAPSFTTLPGADETPLNTYIIKPNDFNENRPHAVLMYVYGGPGAQTVTNQWGGRRMMWFQYLAETYNVVVVSVDNRGTGGRGKAFQDVPYRNLGTPESADQIAAAQSLADSSWVDADRVGIWGWSYGGYMTLMSMLSGEGPSTFSAGLSVAPVTDWRFYDTIYTERYMSTPQNNEAGYDRGAPLDYADQMAETQDLLLVHGDFDDNVHFQNSMQMADALQEANKQFQFMVYPGRNHGIYGGNTRLHLFTMLTDFVEESLVEEEPMIGATE